A stretch of Arachis hypogaea cultivar Tifrunner chromosome 15, arahy.Tifrunner.gnm2.J5K5, whole genome shotgun sequence DNA encodes these proteins:
- the LOC112749715 gene encoding probable WRKY transcription factor 41 has protein sequence MECEGSWEKSELKSELVQGMEVARKLKAELELESSADNRDLLVDKILSSYDKALLILRWSGSVSKPHTLHQSTKTSPPHSPLPHNHQQELKHSSQKRKMISKWVNQVKVNSENGFEGSHEDGYSWRKYGQKDILGSKYPRSYYRCTFRNTKDCWATKQVQRSEDNPNIFEITYKGSHTCSKGKKNAAMSAKSPDIQEPQEHHTNFQNMLSVTAAKPGNEEMACSFTSPSTSSGCRTQENQNLLPSILENNPFLGSLSQTHLLLPNTPESNYFPSPFCANELDGIYSNRCSEFDVSEIISAHTSATNPPIFDFDFSLDPLELGQNFRFNASRFSH, from the exons ATGGAGTGTGAAGGGAGTTGGGAGAAGAGCGAATTGAAAAGTGAGCTTGTTCAAGGGATGGAGGTAGCAAGAAAGCTTAAGGCAGAGTTAGAGTTAGAATCTAGTGCTGACAATAGGGACTTGCTGGTGGACAAAATattatcttcttatgacaaagcTCTATTGATCCTAAGATGGAGTGGATCAGTTTCCAAGCCCCACACATTGCATCAATCAACTAAAACCTCCCCACCACACTCCCCTCTACCCCACAATCATCAACAGGAACTTAAACACTCTTCACAGAAAAG AAAAATGATTTCTAAATGGGTGAATCAGGTTAAGGTGAATTCTGAGAATGGCTTTGAAGGATCCCATGAAGATGGGTACAGCTGGAGAAAATATGGACAGAAAGACATCCTTGGTTCCAAATATCCAAG AAGTTACTATAGGTGCACCTTCCGCAACACTAAGGATTGCTGGGCAACCAAGCAAGTGCAGAGATCAGAGGATAATCCCAATATATTTGAAATAACTTATAAAGGAAGCCATACCTGTTCCAAGGGGAAGAAGAATGCTGCTATGTCAGCAAAGTCACCAGACATACAAGAACCACAAGAACACCATACAAACTTCCAAAACATGTTGTCAGTCACTGCGGCTAAGCCGGGAAACGAAGAAATGGCATGTTCTTTCACTTCCCCATCGACCTCCTCTGGATGCAGGACACAAGAAAACCAGAACTTGCTTCCTTCAATTCTAGAGAATAATCCCTTCTTGGGCAGTCTTTCACAAACACATTTGTTATTACCAAACACACCAGAATCAAACTATTTTCCATCTCCTTTCTGCGCAAATGAGCTTGATGGGATCTACAGCAATCGATGCTCGGAATTCGATGTTTCTGAGATCATTTCCGCCCATACATCAGCCACCAATCCTCCAATTTTCGATTTTGATTTCTCGCTTGATCCACTGGAACTTGGCCAAAATTTCCGTTTCAATGCCTCCAGATTTTCTCACTAA
- the LOC112748006 gene encoding uncharacterized protein, whose product MEGRETNLANEDDRKRLKAKRVIFFDDADIKGGLEAYRKSVIERILADKAFIVGTMKLAMYAIWRQPEGFRVIDHGGNTFQFFFEKQDLIRVEKDIPWLLKNYILNIKRWNKEMEIDIEEFSYVPIWIQLWRLPEYCKTCELGQKIGDIVREVLDVENFFMRGKEARVMKVKVNLDVTQKLKKIVTIVGPNKKIMEIQLKYERIGCFCSCCGHLGHEARSCNNWLDNSTSEDSREKEWSD is encoded by the coding sequence ATGGAAGGAAGGGAGACAAACTTGGCTAATGAGGATGATCGTAAAAGGCTTAAAGCAAAAAGGGTAATCTTCTTTGATGATGCTGACATTAAAGGAGGTTTGGAAGCATATAGAAAAAGTGTGATTGAAAGGATCCTCGCAGACAAAGCATTCATAGTTGGTACGATGAAACTAGCAATGTATGCTATATGGAGACAACCGGAGGGTTTTAGAGTCATTGATCATGGAGGTAATACATTCCAGTTCTTCTTTGAAAAACAAGATCTAATCCGGGTAGAAAAGGATATCCCATGGCTCCTCAAAAACTATATCTTGAATATTAAAAGATGGAATAAGGAGATGGAGATTGACATAGAAGAATTCTCTTATGTTCCGATATGGATTCAATTGTGGAGACTGCCAGAATATTGTAAAACATGTGAACTGGGACAAAAAATTGGAGATATAGTGAGAGAGGTCCTAGATGTTGAAAATTTTTTCATGAGGGGGAAGGAGGCAAGGGTGATGAAAGTAAAAGTTAACTTAGATGTAACACAGAAATTGAAGAAAATAGTCACCATAGTAGGTCCTAATAAGAAAATTATGGAGATCCAATTAAAATATGAACGCATAGGATGCTTTTGTTCCTGTTGCGGACATTTGGGGCACGAGGCAAGGAGTTGTAATAATTGGCTGGATAATTCAACTAGTGAAGACAGCAGAGAGAAAGAATGGAGTGACTGA